TACGGCCCTTACGCAGGTAGAACTGACCTTCGGTAATGTAACCGGTGTTGTCCGGAACCGGGTGGGTCACGTCGTCACCAGGCATGGTCGTCACAGCCAAAATGGTGATGGAGCCCGAACCTTCGAAGTCCACAGCCTTTTCGTAACGGCTAGCAAGCTGAGAGTAAAGGTCGCCAGGATAACCACGGTTCGACGGAATCTGTTCCATCGTAATAGCGATTTCCTTCATGGCGTCTGCAAAGTTCGTCATGTCGGTGAGAAGCACGAGCACGTTCTTGCCTTCGGTAGCAAACTTTTCAGCCACAGCGAGGGAAGCATCCGGCACGAGCAAGCATTCCACAATGGGGTCAGAAGCGGTGTGCATGAACATCACCGTACGGCTAAGGGCACCGTTCTTTTCGAGGAAGTCCTTCAGGTACAGGTAGTCGTCGTGCTTCAGGCCCATGCCGCCGAGGATAATCACGTCCACTTCGGCCTGCAAGGCAATGCGGGCCAGGAGTTCGTTGTAAGGTTCACCGGCGATAGAGAAAATCGGGAGTTTCTGCGAAACCACAAGCGTGTTGAACACGTCGATCATCGGGATACCCGTACGCACCATCGTCTTCGGGATGATACGCTTGGCAGGGTTCACGGAAGGGCCGCCGATAGTAATGCGTTCGCCGTCCACTTCAGGGCCGTTGTCGCGGGGCTTGCCGGCACCGTTAAACACGCGGCCAAGCAAGGCTTCGCTGTACGGGACCTTCATCGGTTCGCCAAGGAAGCGCACTTCGGAGTCGGTGGAAATACCGCGGGCACCTGCGAACACCTGCAAGTCCACCATGTCGCCGTCAATACGGATCACGCGGGCAAGGGATGTTCCGAACGAGCTTGTCACCTGGGCAAGTTCCTGGTTTGCTACACCTTCGGCACGGAGCGTAATCACGGAACCGGCGATGCGTTCAATACGATGGTATGCCACATTATGCATTAGCGGAAACCTCCTTCACGGAAGCGAAAATACTTTGTTCAAGGTCCTTGAATTCCTGGGAATCGAACTTGACGCGGTTCCAGTCCTTCGTCGATTGAGTGAGCTTGAGGAAGAACGTACGTGCGACATCCTTCTCGCTGAACTTCATCGGGGTCTTGAGGATAGTGTAAACCTTGTCGAACACGTACTTCTGGCGTTCGGCGGAGCAGGCGGCGTCGATTTCGTTGTAGGCGTCCTGCTGCAGGTAAACGGAGTCCAGGTATTCGGACTTCAGGTAAATCACGAAGTCGTCAATCGAGGTACCTTCTTCGCCCACCACCTTCATCATGTTGTTCACGTCCACGCCGTTTGCGAGGATGTGACGGGCTTCGGCCACCTTCTTGCTGTCGATGATGCCTTCGTACTTGGACCAAGAATCCAACGGGTGGATAGCCGGGAAACGGCGCTGGTCGGAACGTTCACGGGAAAGGCCGAGGAACGCGCCCACCACCTTCAAGGTAGCCTGGGTCACCGGTTCTTCGAAGTTACCACCTGCAGGCGACACGGAACCGCAAATCGTCACGGAACCGGTAGAGCCGTCCTTGAGGCGAACCACGCCACCGCGTTCATAGAAGGCGGCAATCACGGATTCGAGGTAGGCCGGGAAGGCTTCTTCGCCCGGAATTTCTTCCAGACGGCCGCTCATTTCACGCAGAGCCTGAGCCCAACGAGAGGTAGAGTCAGCCAACAGGAGCACGTTCAGGCCCATCTGGCGGTAGTATTCGGCGAGAGTCACGCCCGTGTACACGGAAGCTTCACGAGCAGCCACCGGCATCGAAGACGTGTTACAAATAATCAGCGTACGTTCCATGAGGGACTTGCCGGTACGCGGGTCAATCAGTTCAGGGAATTCGCGAAGGGTTTCCACCACTTCACCTGCACGTTCACCGCAAGCGGCCAAGATCACGATATCCACGTCGGCGTAGCGGCTCATGAGCTGCTGGAGCACGGTCTTACCGGCACCGAAGGGGCCCGGCGTACAGAACGTACCGCCCTGCATCACGGGGAAGAACGTATCGATAATGCGCTGTTGCATGGTCAGAGGCTTGGAGGGACGGAGGCGTTCTTCGAAGGCCTTGATCGGCATCTTCACCGGCCAGGTCTGCACCATGGTCACATCCTGGGTTTCACCCTTGTCATTCTTGAGTTTGGCGACCACTTCTTCGACAGTGCGTTCGCCAGCGGCAGCAACCGATTCCACGGTCCACTTGCCAAGCAGGCGGAACGGCACCATAATGCGATGCGTAAACACGCCTTCGGGAACGGTGCCGAGCGTATCGCCCGCAACCACCACATCGCCCACCTTCGCGACCGGGGTAAATGCCCACTTCTTGTCGCGGGGGAGTGCCTTCAAATACTTACCGCGCTGCAGGAAAAAGCCGCATTCTTCGGCAAGCTTCGGGAGCGGGTTCTGCAGACCGTCAAAGACCTGGGTCAAGAGGCCGGGGCCAAGTTCTACGGACAAAAGTTCGCCGGTGAATTCCACCTCATCACCCGTCTTGAGCCCCGTGGTGTCTTCGAACACCTGGAGTTCGGCGTAGTCACCGCGAATACGGATGACTTCGCTCTTAAGGGGGATAACTTCGGACTTGCCGTCCTTGTTTTTCTGGATAAGCTTGGCATACGCCACTTCGTTCTGGGACACGGCGGTTTCGAACTTGACGCGAATCAAGTTACCGTTAACGCCTGTGATTTTTCCGATACTAGCCATTGAAAATGGACCTCCGGTCATTCCTGCGCTGCCTGTGCGGCAAAGGCAGGATCGTTTGCATTAATAACATTCAACACGGCAGCGTCACCCGCACTTTCGGAGAGGCGCGCCCAACGTTCACAAATCATAAGCTTAATCGCATAAGCGTAGACATGCTTGACTGTCCCCTCGCCTACACCGGCCAGGGAATCTACAAGCCAGAAACGGGCCTTGTCGATATCCTGCTCTTTTTCCATAGGATTCGACTTGGCAAACGCGTCCTGAATCATCTTGGCGAAAGTGACGTCGTAGCCCGGGAAGGAGCGTTCAGTAAAACGCACATCGGGCCCCCACGCGCTGGCGCGGAGCCTCCCGGAAACGTTCTTCATCTGTATTTCGTGGGCCTGGTAAGCGGCCACGAACTCGTCGTCACATTCTTCGCCAGCAAGGAGCGCATCCAGGGCTACAAGCTCGGATGCGTCCAGTACGCCAATACAGCGGTGGCGGAACTCTTCCATGGTGAGCGGCGGGACATCGCCCAGCTCGATCATCGGAAGAGAGGCCATCAAGTAAGAAGGACTGCTCATCGGTTCCTACTTCGCCTGTGCTGCAGCGTTTACCACTTTAGCAAGTTGCGGACGGAGGAGGGCCGAAAGAGCGTCGGCCATGGCAGCCTCTGTAAATTCGTGGGTGACCTTGCCGCCGTCGAGCTTGACACGGAAACCGAACTTGACGCCCTTGTCGCTTTCGACCTTGACGCCGGCCTTGAGCTTCTTGGCGAATTCGCCCGTCACGAAGGAGGTAAGCTTGTTCACGTCGGCTTCGGAGAAGTCGACTTCGATGTCGGAAGAGTAATTCTTGGCGAGAGTCAGGAGCATGGACTTCACGGTGGCTTCGTCGAGAGACTTTTCCACTTCGAGGTTCAAAAGGTCCATAATCATCTTTTCGAGGTTCTTGCCCACAGAGAGCAGCAAGTCGCGTGCAGCCTGTTCAAGCGTGCGTTCACTACGTTCTGTAAATGCTTCTGCGTCCTTATCGGCCTTTTCCAGCTTGGCGCTCGCCTCGGCCTCGGCAGCCTTTATAATTTCAGCGGCCTTTTCCTTGGCCTTGGCTATGATCGCCGCGGCGTCGTTTTCTGCTTTATCGACGGCATCTTTCTGGATGCGTTCCATAAGGTATTGCAAGTCTTCTGCCATATATATCTCCAATTACGGTTCCTGGACCGGACTACATGACAAAAAACGCTCCTGTGAGCCCTAATCCAGAAAATTTCGTTAGTAATATACAAGTAATTTTTTGCAAAAGTTCAAAAAGAAGGCAAATTTTTAGAAAAAAATTGATAAATATGATGTTCTTGGGGATAAAACGCACAGTCGTTTGTAAAATTGAATTTACTCGATGGCCGGACCCGCCACCGAGCGGATTGCAATACCTTTAATATACAGAAGCCTATTTGGTTATATTTAGGAGGGAATTGGAAGGTCTGCTGTTAGACCGGCCCTTTGGAGGACATATGAAGAAGTTTGGACTTTTGTCGTCGTTAAAAGGCGTTGGGCACATCGGTATGGTGTTCTTTATCGCAAGTATCTTTCTCTTGGCCGCCTGTGATGATGAGAGCAGTTTTGCCCCGCGCGACGACGAGTCGTCCAGCAGTATCGAAGACGTCACACCGCAGTCGAGCGAAGACGAGACAAGTGTGTCCAGTAGCTCTGCCAAGTATTCTTCTTCAGTCAACGCGAAGTCGAGCTCTAGTGCGAAGTCCAGCAGCAGTGTGAAGTCTTCCTCGAGCGTCGCGTCTAGCAGTTCCGCGAAGTCCTCTTCTAGCGTCACGCCGAAGTCGAGTTCTAGTGCGAAGTCCAGCAGCAGTGCGAAGTCTTCCTCGAGCGCCGCGTCTAGCAGTTCCGCGAAGTCCTCTTCGAGCGTCACACCGCAGTCGAGCTCTAGTGCGAAGTCTTCTTCGAGCGTCGTGTTGAGCAGCAGCGAGTACGTGCCGTTTGACCATTCGAATACACTGGCTGGAGCTTGGCGTATTGGGGAAAACCGCTACAGTACGTTTACTGACCCGCGCAACGGCCGCAGCTACTACTACATCACGATTTACTCGGAATATAAGGGATATTCAGTGACCGTGATGGCCGAGAACCTGAATATCGGTGATATGGTGCTCGGCGAAAACGATCAGAATGACGACACCAAGATAGAGCGCTATTGCTATAATAACGATACCACCAAGTGCGACGAGTTCGGTGGCCTTTACCAGTGGGCCGAGATGATGCAGTTGCCGAGCCGCTGCAATACCGAGAGTTGCGCTGAACTTATTCAGGAAAATCACCAAGGAATCTGCCCTGATGGCTGGAGGCTGTTTACCTACGATGATTATTGTGTCGTGATGGGGTATGATGATCCGAATAATGACGGAGTCAAGGGGTTGCGTTCCACATATGGGTTCAGCGGAACGAATACCAGCGGATTCTCCCTGACTGGTGCGGGAGCAAGAACTA
This is a stretch of genomic DNA from Fibrobacter sp.. It encodes these proteins:
- a CDS encoding V-type ATP synthase subunit B, coding for MHNVAYHRIERIAGSVITLRAEGVANQELAQVTSSFGTSLARVIRIDGDMVDLQVFAGARGISTDSEVRFLGEPMKVPYSEALLGRVFNGAGKPRDNGPEVDGERITIGGPSVNPAKRIIPKTMVRTGIPMIDVFNTLVVSQKLPIFSIAGEPYNELLARIALQAEVDVIILGGMGLKHDDYLYLKDFLEKNGALSRTVMFMHTASDPIVECLLVPDASLAVAEKFATEGKNVLVLLTDMTNFADAMKEIAITMEQIPSNRGYPGDLYSQLASRYEKAVDFEGSGSITILAVTTMPGDDVTHPVPDNTGYITEGQFYLRKGRIEPFGSLSRLKQQVNGKTRSDHRTIMNTMIQLYASYKETLEKQSM
- a CDS encoding V-type ATP synthase subunit A translates to MASIGKITGVNGNLIRVKFETAVSQNEVAYAKLIQKNKDGKSEVIPLKSEVIRIRGDYAELQVFEDTTGLKTGDEVEFTGELLSVELGPGLLTQVFDGLQNPLPKLAEECGFFLQRGKYLKALPRDKKWAFTPVAKVGDVVVAGDTLGTVPEGVFTHRIMVPFRLLGKWTVESVAAAGERTVEEVVAKLKNDKGETQDVTMVQTWPVKMPIKAFEERLRPSKPLTMQQRIIDTFFPVMQGGTFCTPGPFGAGKTVLQQLMSRYADVDIVILAACGERAGEVVETLREFPELIDPRTGKSLMERTLIICNTSSMPVAAREASVYTGVTLAEYYRQMGLNVLLLADSTSRWAQALREMSGRLEEIPGEEAFPAYLESVIAAFYERGGVVRLKDGSTGSVTICGSVSPAGGNFEEPVTQATLKVVGAFLGLSRERSDQRRFPAIHPLDSWSKYEGIIDSKKVAEARHILANGVDVNNMMKVVGEEGTSIDDFVIYLKSEYLDSVYLQQDAYNEIDAACSAERQKYVFDKVYTILKTPMKFSEKDVARTFFLKLTQSTKDWNRVKFDSQEFKDLEQSIFASVKEVSANA
- a CDS encoding DUF2764 family protein, translated to MSSPSYLMASLPMIELGDVPPLTMEEFRHRCIGVLDASELVALDALLAGEECDDEFVAAYQAHEIQMKNVSGRLRASAWGPDVRFTERSFPGYDVTFAKMIQDAFAKSNPMEKEQDIDKARFWLVDSLAGVGEGTVKHVYAYAIKLMICERWARLSESAGDAAVLNVINANDPAFAAQAAQE
- a CDS encoding ATPase, translating into MAEDLQYLMERIQKDAVDKAENDAAAIIAKAKEKAAEIIKAAEAEASAKLEKADKDAEAFTERSERTLEQAARDLLLSVGKNLEKMIMDLLNLEVEKSLDEATVKSMLLTLAKNYSSDIEVDFSEADVNKLTSFVTGEFAKKLKAGVKVESDKGVKFGFRVKLDGGKVTHEFTEAAMADALSALLRPQLAKVVNAAAQAK
- a CDS encoding FISUMP domain-containing protein, whose product is MKKFGLLSSLKGVGHIGMVFFIASIFLLAACDDESSFAPRDDESSSSIEDVTPQSSEDETSVSSSSAKYSSSVNAKSSSSAKSSSSVKSSSSVASSSSAKSSSSVTPKSSSSAKSSSSAKSSSSAASSSSAKSSSSVTPQSSSSAKSSSSVVLSSSEYVPFDHSNTLAGAWRIGENRYSTFTDPRNGRSYYYITIYSEYKGYSVTVMAENLNIGDMVLGENDQNDDTKIERYCYNNDTTKCDEFGGLYQWAEMMQLPSRCNTESCAELIQENHQGICPDGWRLFTYDDYCVVMGYDDPNNDGVKGLRSTYGFSGTNTSGFSLTGAGARTIEGGVDFLKKSVFWFYPREHDYDKTVYSTVGYVSATNNRAPQSDDGELKTAGFSVRCTKQEE